The Brasilonema sennae CENA114 genome includes a region encoding these proteins:
- a CDS encoding filamentous hemagglutinin N-terminal domain-containing protein yields MHHPLFFLALPLATLASLSYLSVATAQITPDNSLGAENSVVAPNVDIKGTPSDRIDGGAIRGDNLFHSFQEFNINAGRGAYFSNPGGIANILTRVTGGNVSNIQGILGVLGNANLFLINPNGIIFGPNARLDVGGSFLGSTANSLIFKNNFEFSATNPQAPPLLTITAPVGLSYRENFKNITSQSTNLTVPQGNSLTLVGGNVSLNDSRLRAPGGRVELGGLSASGTIGLNSDGSLSFPVGVQRADISLTNAMSVDVSSGGGGSIAVNARNLDILGGSILQAGIGQGLGTVDSQAGDINVDATGTINLGESSVIKNIVDSGATGNAGKINVVANSLNVLTGSQLENSTKGQGNAGNVNVNVRDTVSFDGAGKNGNASGIISTVDTTGVGNAGDINITARSLSVTNGAQLNTITFAKGNAGDVNIIARDTVSFDGAGKNGNASGILSTVDTTGVGNGGKIEITTGSLSLTKGAQLNALTQGQGNAGNVNIIARDTVSFDGANINGSVSGVFSSVNNTGVGNGGKIDITTGSLSLTGGAELSAITKNQGNAGNVNINARDTVSFDGVSINGGSSGIFSSVDTTGVGKGGDINITTGSLLLTRGGGLFNSTSGQGNAGNVNINASDTISFNGANSVYGGGSGVYSSVETTGVGNGGDIKITTNSLSAINGGGLFASTSGRGDAGNVNINARGQVSFNGVSSNQGSSGVFNDVKLGSVGNGRNIQITARELFVTNNARLSATSAGSGTAGNIEVAARSIRLDNGSTINADTVAGQGNITLGARDYVLLRGGSKITTDAKGTATGGNITINAGNLVAFPSENSDITAKAEESFGGRININTKGGIFGIEYRPQETPLSDITASSDLGLQFSGTVQINTPEIDPTQGLFELTETVVDPAQQIAQNPCIKGFGNSFTITGRGGLPTDPNKVLNSNNVRVDLIQPVASSVSSTSTTQKQPSQKPPVKQIIPAQGWIYNEKGEVVLVGYDPTKTGPQRDQPAPNSNCAAVK; encoded by the coding sequence ATGCATCACCCACTCTTTTTCCTCGCCTTACCCCTAGCTACCCTAGCAAGCCTTAGCTACCTCAGCGTTGCAACAGCACAAATCACTCCTGATAACAGTCTCGGTGCAGAAAATTCTGTTGTTGCTCCCAATGTTGACATTAAGGGCACCCCTAGCGATAGGATTGATGGGGGCGCAATTCGTGGGGACAACCTATTCCACAGTTTTCAGGAATTTAATATCAATGCTGGTAGAGGAGCTTATTTTTCCAATCCGGGTGGGATTGCAAACATACTCACCAGAGTGACTGGGGGTAATGTCTCGAACATTCAGGGTATCTTGGGTGTGTTGGGTAATGCTAACCTGTTCTTGATCAACCCGAATGGAATTATCTTTGGACCAAATGCCCGGTTGGATGTGGGTGGTTCATTTTTGGGAAGTACGGCAAATAGTTTGATTTTTAAAAATAATTTTGAGTTTAGTGCAACGAATCCCCAAGCACCGCCATTGTTAACAATAACTGCTCCGGTTGGGTTGAGCTATCGGGAGAATTTCAAAAATATCACCAGTCAATCTACTAATCTTACTGTCCCACAAGGGAACTCCTTAACACTGGTGGGTGGTAATGTGAGCTTAAATGACTCTAGACTAAGAGCACCAGGAGGACGAGTTGAGTTAGGAGGATTATCTGCTTCTGGGACGATAGGACTCAATAGTGATGGAAGCTTGAGTTTTCCTGTGGGAGTGCAAAGAGCAGATATCTCGCTGACAAATGCTATGAGCGTTGATGTTAGCTCCGGCGGTGGTGGTAGTATTGCAGTTAATGCCCGCAATTTAGATATTTTGGGAGGAAGTATTCTTCAGGCTGGAATAGGCCAAGGCTTGGGGACAGTTGATAGTCAGGCGGGAGATATTAACGTTGATGCAACTGGGACAATCAACCTTGGAGAGTCAAGTGTAATTAAAAATATCGTAGATTCCGGAGCGACTGGTAATGCTGGCAAAATTAATGTAGTTGCTAACTCGCTCAATGTACTTACTGGCTCCCAACTAGAGAACTCCACTAAAGGACAAGGGAATGCGGGCAACGTGAATGTCAATGTTCGTGATACGGTTTCCTTTGATGGAGCCGGAAAGAATGGCAATGCTAGTGGAATAATCAGCACTGTAGATACAACAGGTGTGGGCAACGCGGGTGATATCAACATCACTGCCAGGTCGCTCTCAGTAACTAATGGCGCTCAACTGAATACCATCACATTTGCTAAGGGAAATGCAGGCGATGTGAATATTATTGCCCGTGATACGGTTTCCTTTGATGGAGCTGGAAAGAATGGCAATGCTAGTGGAATACTCAGCACTGTAGACACAACAGGTGTAGGTAATGGGGGCAAAATTGAGATTACAACCGGGTCACTTTCGCTGACAAAAGGTGCTCAACTAAATGCGCTCACTCAAGGACAGGGAAATGCGGGCAACGTGAATATTATTGCCCGTGATACGGTTTCTTTCGATGGGGCGAATATCAATGGAAGTGTGAGTGGCGTATTTAGCAGTGTGAATAATACAGGAGTAGGTAATGGGGGGAAAATCGACATCACGACTGGATCGCTTTCGCTAACAGGTGGTGCTGAGTTGTCTGCCATCACAAAAAACCAAGGAAATGCGGGCAACGTGAATATCAATGCCCGCGATACAGTTTCCTTTGATGGAGTAAGTATTAATGGAGGCTCCAGTGGAATATTCAGCAGTGTAGACACAACAGGTGTCGGCAAGGGCGGCGATATCAACATCACGACTGGATCGCTATTGCTGACCAGAGGAGGTGGATTATTTAATAGCACCTCTGGACAGGGGAATGCAGGCAACGTGAATATCAATGCCAGCGATACAATTTCCTTTAATGGAGCGAATAGCGTCTACGGAGGTGGTAGCGGTGTATACAGCAGTGTAGAAACAACAGGTGTGGGTAACGGGGGCGACATTAAAATCACGACCAATTCGCTGTCAGCAATCAATGGTGGTGGACTGTTTGCTAGCACCTCCGGGCGGGGTGATGCGGGCAACGTGAACATAAATGCCCGCGGGCAAGTCTCCTTTAATGGGGTGAGCAGCAATCAAGGCTCCAGTGGGGTATTTAACGATGTCAAATTGGGATCTGTAGGTAACGGTAGAAATATCCAAATTACAGCAAGAGAGCTTTTTGTGACGAATAATGCAAGGCTTTCTGCTACCAGTGCAGGAAGTGGCACAGCAGGTAACATAGAAGTAGCTGCTCGCTCTATCCGTTTGGACAATGGTTCAACTATCAACGCTGACACTGTAGCTGGACAAGGAAATATCACCCTGGGTGCTCGCGATTATGTGCTATTGCGTGGTGGTAGCAAGATAACCACTGATGCCAAAGGCACAGCGACTGGTGGCAATATCACCATTAATGCTGGGAATCTCGTCGCTTTTCCATCAGAAAATAGTGACATCACTGCTAAAGCAGAAGAAAGCTTTGGTGGTCGGATAAACATCAATACTAAAGGCGGTATCTTCGGTATTGAGTATCGACCGCAGGAAACACCATTGAGTGATATCACCGCCAGTTCTGACCTTGGTCTGCAGTTTAGTGGGACAGTGCAAATCAATACACCTGAGATTGACCCTACTCAAGGGTTGTTTGAATTGACAGAAACTGTGGTTGATCCTGCACAGCAGATTGCTCAAAACCCGTGTATAAAAGGTTTTGGTAACAGTTTCACCATCACCGGACGTGGCGGACTTCCAACTGACCCAAATAAAGTCCTCAATAGTAACAATGTACGTGTTGATTTAATTCAGCCTGTCGCGAGTTCGGTAAGTTCAACAAGTACAACACAAAAGCAGCCATCTCAAAAGCCACCTGTCAAACAGATAATACCAGCACAGGGTTGGATATATAACGAAAAAGGTGAGGTGGTGCTGGTTGGTTATGATCCTACTAAGACAGGTCCACAGCGTGATCAGCCAGCACCTAATAGTAATTGTGCTGCAGTCAAATAG
- a CDS encoding GNAT family N-acetyltransferase, with amino-acid sequence MVENKYLIRLAKPDDLDVLVEFNRAMARETEDKDLSIEILTAGVETLLKNPILGFYVVAENKNKVTGSLMVTTEWSDWRNGIFWWIQSVYVHPDFRRQGIYRQLYEFVKEKARNQQHELKICGFRLYVEHQNTVAQKTYEALGMKDTGYIIFEELELG; translated from the coding sequence ATGGTAGAAAACAAGTATTTAATTCGTTTAGCAAAACCTGATGATTTAGATGTCTTGGTTGAATTCAATCGAGCAATGGCACGTGAAACCGAGGACAAAGACCTCTCTATAGAGATTCTCACTGCTGGTGTAGAAACATTATTGAAAAATCCGATTTTGGGTTTTTATGTTGTTGCAGAAAACAAGAATAAAGTGACTGGTTCTCTGATGGTAACAACAGAGTGGAGCGACTGGCGAAATGGGATATTTTGGTGGATACAAAGTGTCTACGTTCACCCAGATTTTCGTCGTCAAGGGATTTATCGCCAACTCTATGAATTTGTCAAAGAAAAAGCTAGAAATCAACAACATGAACTAAAAATATGTGGTTTTAGACTTTATGTGGAACATCAAAATACTGTTGCGCAAAAGACCTATGAAGCTTTAGGTATGAAGGACACAGGCTATATTATATTCGAGGAACTTGAGTTGGGATGA
- the rocD gene encoding ornithine--oxo-acid transaminase, with protein MQAANKTVVLPNFNTMNTEDYIELEQQYGADNYHPLDVVITKGEGVWVWDIEGKKYLDFLSAYSALNQGHCHPKILEAMIKQAQKVTLTSRAFRNDQLGRFYEKLSKISGLPKVLPMNSGAEAVETAIKAIRKWAYKVKGVPENQAEIIVCTNNFSGRTISLISFSTEEQYQDGFGPLTTGFKVIPFGDAEALEKAMTPHTAAFLVEPIQGEGGIIVPPNGFLKQAEEICRSHNVLLIFDEIQTGLGRTGKMFAHQYENVKPDGITVGKALSGGFYPISAFISTDEVMSVFQPGDHGSTFGGNPLAAAIGNAALDVILDEDLPGKAAILGEYFQTKLQSIKSSHIKEVRGKGLLIGMELHPEAGGARRFCKALAKQGLLAKETRDNVIRFAPPLVISQDEIDWAFEKIEGVLTK; from the coding sequence ATGCAAGCAGCGAATAAAACTGTGGTACTTCCCAACTTCAACACAATGAATACTGAGGATTACATCGAATTAGAACAGCAATATGGCGCTGATAATTACCATCCTTTAGATGTAGTTATAACCAAAGGAGAAGGGGTCTGGGTATGGGATATAGAAGGTAAAAAATATCTAGATTTTCTTTCGGCTTACTCAGCACTCAATCAAGGTCATTGTCATCCCAAAATTCTGGAAGCTATGATCAAACAAGCTCAAAAAGTAACACTCACTTCGAGGGCTTTTCGCAATGACCAATTGGGAAGATTTTACGAAAAGCTTTCTAAAATTTCTGGCTTGCCAAAAGTGTTACCCATGAATTCTGGCGCTGAAGCGGTTGAAACTGCGATCAAAGCAATTCGTAAATGGGCTTACAAAGTCAAAGGTGTACCTGAAAATCAGGCAGAAATTATCGTTTGTACTAATAACTTTTCTGGACGGACTATTAGTTTAATCAGTTTCTCCACAGAAGAACAATATCAAGATGGATTTGGACCTTTAACAACTGGGTTTAAAGTCATACCTTTCGGTGATGCTGAAGCATTAGAAAAAGCGATGACTCCTCACACTGCTGCATTTTTGGTAGAACCAATTCAGGGAGAAGGAGGTATTATTGTTCCTCCTAATGGATTTTTAAAACAAGCAGAAGAAATCTGCAGATCGCATAACGTATTACTAATTTTTGATGAAATTCAAACTGGATTGGGAAGAACAGGCAAAATGTTTGCCCATCAATATGAAAATGTCAAACCAGATGGTATAACCGTAGGAAAAGCCTTATCCGGTGGCTTTTATCCAATTTCTGCTTTCATTTCTACTGACGAAGTGATGAGTGTCTTTCAACCAGGAGATCATGGTAGTACCTTTGGAGGAAATCCTTTAGCTGCTGCAATTGGGAACGCCGCACTTGATGTCATTCTGGACGAAGATTTGCCAGGAAAAGCGGCTATTTTGGGAGAATATTTTCAGACGAAATTACAATCTATCAAAAGTTCACATATCAAGGAAGTACGCGGTAAAGGCTTACTCATTGGGATGGAATTACACCCGGAAGCTGGTGGTGCCAGACGTTTTTGTAAGGCGTTAGCCAAACAGGGATTATTAGCCAAAGAGACAAGAGATAATGTCATCCGTTTTGCCCCACCTCTTGTTATTTCTCAAGATGAAATCGATTGGGCATTTGAGAAAATTGAAGGAGTTTTGACTAAATGA
- a CDS encoding 1,9-bis(guanidino)-5-aza-nonane synthase codes for MNREELLQQTVEPIDIKAFDVVGLVEAMGKTAFQARNLGRAAKIYDAMLQDKECTIILCLAGSLFSAGLKEVVHDLITHNMVDAIVSTGANIVDQDFFEALGYRHYVGDPFADDEVLRQERVDRIYDTYIDEDQLRVCDMTIAEIAETLDKRPYSSREFITEMGAYLQRRGNYGKSVVQAAYEHQVPIFVPAFSDCSAGFGLVHHQWNSPESHVTIDSVRDFRELTQCKLASNYTGLFMIGGGVPKNFAQDTVVAAELLGFETSMHKYTIQVTVADERDGALSGSTLKEAHSWGKVDKATEQMVFSEATVALPLIAGYAYGKGNWRDRQPHRLAQLFSKPQSKVKA; via the coding sequence ATGAATCGTGAAGAACTTTTGCAACAGACTGTTGAACCAATTGACATTAAAGCTTTCGATGTCGTTGGTTTGGTGGAAGCAATGGGTAAGACGGCTTTTCAGGCTCGAAATTTGGGACGTGCAGCAAAAATCTACGACGCGATGCTGCAAGATAAAGAATGCACGATTATTCTGTGTTTAGCTGGCTCTTTGTTTAGCGCTGGGCTAAAGGAAGTCGTCCACGACTTAATTACTCACAATATGGTAGATGCGATCGTCTCTACCGGTGCTAACATCGTTGACCAAGATTTTTTTGAAGCATTGGGTTATCGCCATTATGTGGGCGATCCTTTTGCTGATGATGAGGTGTTAAGACAAGAACGGGTTGACCGCATATATGACACCTACATTGATGAGGATCAACTGCGGGTGTGTGACATGACGATCGCAGAAATCGCCGAAACTTTAGATAAGCGTCCCTATTCCTCACGGGAATTTATTACGGAAATGGGCGCTTATCTACAACGCCGTGGTAACTATGGTAAATCTGTCGTACAAGCGGCTTATGAACACCAAGTTCCAATTTTTGTTCCGGCTTTTAGCGACTGTTCTGCTGGGTTTGGACTTGTCCATCACCAATGGAATTCCCCAGAATCTCATGTCACGATTGACTCCGTGCGCGACTTCCGGGAGTTGACGCAGTGCAAACTCGCTTCCAACTACACTGGATTATTCATGATTGGTGGCGGTGTACCGAAAAACTTCGCCCAGGATACAGTGGTAGCGGCAGAATTACTGGGATTTGAAACCAGTATGCACAAGTATACAATTCAAGTCACCGTCGCTGATGAGAGGGATGGAGCTTTATCTGGTTCCACCCTCAAAGAAGCTCATTCTTGGGGCAAGGTAGATAAAGCTACCGAACAGATGGTCTTTTCAGAGGCGACTGTGGCGTTACCGTTAATTGCGGGGTATGCGTACGGTAAGGGAAATTGGCGCGATCGCCAACCCCATCGTTTAGCTCAGTTGTTTAGCAAACCTCAATCCAAGGTAAAAGCTTGA
- a CDS encoding cytochrome-c peroxidase: MSHARKNSYSGLPELEKSKDTEKATRKRDGFAFPFISVLSTLLEVTQMIAIWAAGMLKKLTHLVSNLLKSTQIKKSTTIAALVMAAILAGHSVSAQVNGPPPLGGIEVPKPKNLTDFVKDEKAAIALGKSLFWDMQLGYDGIQSCASCHFNAGADSRSKNQISPGFIDRTFTPGKGPNYQLTAVDYPFHKLANPDDISSTVVSDNNDVAGSQGVFRARFVDVNPGSDKDKVTPLKDQVFNVNGTNVRQVTPRHSPSVINAVFNFRNFWDGLAQNTFNGVNPLGLRDSNAYVLKAVHRKQLEDVQVSLNNSSLASQAVGPPENSLETSAELTNVTTPLRIELSGNDTTVKVFDTLGRTVNNTVDAEVLENITNSDEQASRLSPGSNNKRFRRVGRKLGKKFLALKPLAKQIVAYDDSVLGSLSNSSAYSSKPGLKKSYEALLQDAFKREWWDSDMIIKINPQTGRRTFSHKKGKLNTNEFTLAEYNFSLFFGLAVQAYESTLVSAETPFDQFLAGNSGALTAQQQLGWNVFQNKGTCIACHAGSELTAASVTTVAQRGRIGRAPVQAGGRPEDSGFFSIGVRPSSEDPGLGGNDGLNGNGQGNPLSEVRLAQQGKFKQLLGEDPPTLNPPLDPNEAVTADGAFKTPGLRNIELTAPYFHNGGQSTLEQVVDFYNRGGDFGGLPPLNLTPEEKQGLVAFMKGLTDERVRNQKAPFDHPQLFIPNGHPGNQNSVTIDPNVKTQDGTTQATDSLLEIPAVGQNGGNPLPKFLATS; encoded by the coding sequence ATGAGCCATGCTAGAAAAAATAGCTATAGCGGCTTGCCTGAGTTAGAGAAGTCGAAAGACACCGAAAAGGCAACAAGGAAAAGGGATGGTTTTGCTTTCCCGTTTATCAGTGTGTTATCAACGCTTTTAGAAGTAACACAAATGATTGCCATTTGGGCAGCGGGGATGCTAAAAAAACTGACCCACTTAGTATCCAATTTGTTAAAAAGCACACAAATAAAAAAGAGCACGACAATTGCTGCACTAGTGATGGCTGCAATCTTAGCCGGACATAGTGTATCAGCGCAGGTTAATGGACCACCTCCCCTGGGTGGGATAGAGGTTCCAAAACCAAAGAATCTGACGGATTTCGTAAAAGATGAAAAAGCTGCGATCGCCCTAGGAAAGTCTCTTTTCTGGGATATGCAGCTTGGCTACGATGGCATCCAGTCTTGTGCTAGTTGTCACTTTAATGCTGGAGCAGACAGCAGATCCAAAAACCAAATCAGCCCAGGTTTCATTGATAGGACTTTCACCCCGGGAAAAGGTCCGAACTACCAGCTGACGGCAGTAGATTACCCATTTCATAAGCTAGCAAACCCAGATGACATATCTTCGACCGTTGTCTCTGACAATAATGATGTTGCTGGCTCTCAAGGGGTCTTTAGGGCAAGATTTGTTGACGTTAATCCTGGCAGTGACAAGGACAAAGTGACGCCTTTGAAGGATCAAGTCTTCAATGTGAATGGCACGAACGTGCGTCAAGTGACGCCCCGGCATTCACCATCAGTGATCAACGCAGTGTTTAACTTTCGGAACTTCTGGGACGGACTGGCTCAAAACACCTTCAACGGGGTAAATCCCTTGGGGTTGAGAGACTCTAATGCTTATGTTTTGAAAGCAGTTCACCGAAAGCAACTCGAAGATGTGCAAGTTAGTCTCAATAATTCCTCACTGGCTTCACAGGCGGTGGGACCACCGGAGAATTCCTTGGAGACGTCAGCTGAATTGACCAATGTCACCACGCCGTTGAGAATTGAGTTATCTGGAAACGATACTACGGTTAAGGTGTTCGACACCCTAGGTCGGACTGTTAACAATACCGTTGATGCGGAGGTCTTGGAAAACATTACCAACAGCGATGAGCAGGCAAGCCGACTATCTCCTGGGTCCAATAATAAGCGTTTCAGAAGGGTGGGTAGGAAGCTCGGTAAGAAGTTCCTTGCCTTAAAGCCTCTTGCCAAGCAGATTGTAGCTTATGATGACAGTGTTTTAGGTTCTTTAAGCAACTCCAGTGCCTATTCATCTAAACCAGGTCTGAAAAAGTCTTACGAGGCGTTGCTCCAGGACGCCTTTAAGCGGGAGTGGTGGGATTCAGATATGATTATCAAAATTAACCCACAAACCGGTAGGCGAACCTTCTCGCACAAAAAGGGCAAGTTGAACACCAACGAATTCACGCTAGCAGAGTACAACTTCTCGCTCTTCTTTGGGCTAGCAGTTCAGGCGTACGAGTCAACATTGGTTTCTGCTGAGACACCATTTGACCAGTTCTTAGCTGGAAACAGTGGCGCTCTGACGGCACAGCAGCAGCTGGGATGGAACGTTTTCCAAAACAAGGGTACGTGCATTGCCTGCCACGCAGGATCGGAATTGACCGCCGCTTCAGTGACTACCGTCGCTCAAAGGGGACGAATCGGACGTGCGCCTGTGCAGGCTGGTGGGCGTCCTGAAGACAGTGGCTTCTTTAGCATCGGCGTCAGACCTTCCAGCGAAGACCCCGGTTTGGGTGGTAATGACGGTTTGAATGGTAATGGTCAAGGCAATCCCTTGTCGGAAGTCCGGCTAGCTCAGCAGGGGAAATTTAAGCAGCTCCTCGGCGAAGATCCCCCTACTCTCAATCCCCCGCTTGATCCCAATGAAGCGGTGACTGCAGACGGAGCCTTCAAAACACCAGGACTTCGCAATATAGAACTTACTGCTCCTTACTTCCACAATGGTGGTCAGTCAACTCTGGAGCAAGTGGTTGATTTTTACAATCGAGGCGGCGACTTTGGTGGACTCCCGCCGCTGAATCTAACACCTGAGGAAAAACAGGGGCTGGTTGCTTTTATGAAAGGGCTGACTGATGAGCGAGTCCGCAATCAAAAAGCGCCCTTCGACCACCCGCAACTGTTTATTCCTAATGGACATCCAGGAAACCAAAACTCCGTCACCATCGACCCCAACGTCAAAACACAAGACGGTACCACGCAAGCTACGGATTCTCTGTTGGAAATCCCGGCTGTTGGTCAAAACGGTGGTAATCCTCTGCCGAAGTTCTTGGCAACCTCTTGA
- the argJ gene encoding bifunctional ornithine acetyltransferase/N-acetylglutamate synthase has product MADWQEISGGITAPRGYRSAGIRAGLKSSGLPDLALIVSDVEAIAAGVFTTSHVKAACVDYCRQSLQAKHSARAILCNAGQANAATGHQGWLDALESAMAVAQVLNIPSESVLLASTGVIGQRIRMDALKAGIPKLVAELSETGSDAAAGAIITTDLVTKSIALETMMGDRPVRIGGIAKGSGMIHPNMATMLAFVTCDAAVSPTLWQQMLSRAGDRSFNSITVDGDTSTNDSLIALANGQSRTPAITEMGAEAEKLEAMLTAVCQHLAKAIARDGEGATCLIEVQVTGAQDEQAARQIAKTIAGSSLVKSAIFGRDPNWGRIAAAAGRAGVPFEQENLKIKLGDILLMENGQPLPFDKKAASEYLKQAAQGAYLKEDTVLISVSIGTGSSSGKAWGCDLSYDYVKINAEYTT; this is encoded by the coding sequence ATGGCAGACTGGCAAGAAATTAGTGGTGGTATCACAGCACCTAGAGGGTATCGCTCAGCAGGAATTAGAGCAGGGTTGAAATCTTCAGGATTGCCCGATTTGGCTTTGATAGTGTCAGATGTGGAGGCGATCGCCGCAGGTGTCTTCACCACCAGTCATGTCAAAGCTGCCTGTGTGGATTATTGTCGTCAAAGCTTGCAAGCAAAGCATAGCGCCCGTGCTATCCTTTGCAATGCTGGACAAGCCAATGCTGCAACTGGTCATCAAGGCTGGTTAGACGCTTTAGAATCAGCAATGGCAGTAGCGCAAGTACTCAATATTCCCTCAGAATCCGTGCTACTCGCTTCCACGGGTGTGATTGGGCAACGTATTCGTATGGATGCACTCAAAGCAGGAATTCCGAAACTCGTTGCAGAACTGAGTGAAACAGGCTCAGATGCAGCAGCTGGTGCGATAATTACCACAGACTTGGTGACAAAATCTATTGCTTTAGAGACAATGATGGGCGATCGCCCAGTACGAATTGGAGGTATCGCCAAAGGTTCCGGGATGATTCATCCCAACATGGCAACAATGCTAGCTTTTGTGACTTGTGATGCAGCTGTGTCTCCCACTCTCTGGCAACAAATGTTGAGTCGCGCGGGAGACAGAAGTTTTAATTCCATCACTGTTGATGGGGATACGAGTACTAATGATAGTTTAATTGCTCTTGCTAACGGTCAATCGCGCACCCCAGCAATAACTGAAATGGGCGCAGAAGCAGAAAAATTAGAGGCGATGTTAACAGCAGTTTGCCAGCATTTGGCGAAGGCGATCGCCCGTGACGGTGAAGGCGCAACTTGTCTTATAGAAGTGCAAGTCACAGGGGCGCAAGATGAACAAGCAGCCCGTCAAATTGCCAAAACCATTGCAGGTTCTTCTCTTGTCAAGTCTGCCATCTTTGGACGCGATCCCAACTGGGGACGTATCGCCGCAGCCGCCGGACGTGCGGGAGTTCCTTTTGAGCAAGAAAACCTGAAAATAAAGTTAGGAGATATCTTGCTGATGGAGAATGGTCAACCATTACCATTTGATAAGAAAGCTGCAAGTGAGTATTTGAAACAAGCAGCACAAGGCGCGTACCTCAAAGAAGATACCGTGTTAATTTCCGTTAGTATTGGCACTGGTTCTAGTTCAGGTAAGGCTTGGGGTTGTGACTTGAGTTATGACTACGTGAAGATTAACGCCGAGTACACGACTTGA
- a CDS encoding alkaline phosphatase D family protein — MERFQFARDLATKHKRRRFLIGTLGVSASVIASQWTHKVVAQPSFSGYPFSLGIASGEPLPDGVVLWTRLAPEPLNGGGMPSVNVPVQWQVALDENMRNVVRRGTAIATPEFAHSVHVEVGGLQPDRWYWYQFKAGNEVSSIGRTRTAPARDTRVAQFRFGFVNCQDWQNGYYTAYQGLAKEELDLVVHLGDYIYEYGSQPGGPRQHNSPEIVTLGDYRNRHALYKTDANLQAAHAAFPWIVTWDDHEVENNYASLIPEENQSQQEFVTRRANAYQAYYEHMPLRRLSLPHGPYLQLYRRFTFGDIAEFNVLDTRQYRSDQPCDDGLKPRCSEAFDPNATMTGTKQEQWLFRGLSKSQARWNVIAQQTMMAQYNFDARPGQEVFNLDQWDGYVAARDRFLKFLQQQQPNNPVVITGDIHSSWVHDLKTDFNNPNSPTVGTEFVGTSISSDFPETFIPPTVAALSANPHTKFFDGKNRGYVRCHLTQNTWQSDYRIVSTIREPNASISTLASFVVPNGRSGAEQA; from the coding sequence ATGGAACGTTTTCAGTTTGCTCGCGATCTGGCTACTAAACACAAGCGACGGCGCTTTCTGATTGGTACTCTTGGTGTGAGTGCAAGTGTCATTGCCAGTCAATGGACTCACAAAGTTGTTGCACAGCCTAGTTTTTCTGGTTATCCCTTCAGTCTTGGGATTGCTTCTGGTGAACCTTTACCAGATGGTGTGGTGCTATGGACGCGGCTAGCCCCAGAACCGTTAAATGGTGGTGGAATGCCGTCTGTGAATGTGCCAGTACAGTGGCAAGTCGCTTTGGATGAAAACATGAGAAATGTTGTGCGACGGGGTACGGCGATCGCCACCCCCGAATTTGCACACTCTGTCCATGTAGAAGTTGGCGGGTTGCAGCCTGATCGTTGGTATTGGTATCAGTTCAAGGCAGGTAATGAAGTCAGCAGCATCGGACGTACCCGTACAGCACCAGCACGCGATACCCGTGTTGCTCAGTTCCGCTTTGGCTTTGTCAACTGTCAGGATTGGCAAAACGGTTACTACACAGCTTACCAGGGCTTGGCGAAAGAGGAGCTAGATTTGGTCGTTCACTTGGGCGACTATATATATGAGTATGGATCACAACCTGGAGGTCCACGTCAACATAATAGTCCTGAAATCGTCACTCTTGGTGACTACCGAAACCGTCATGCTCTTTACAAAACTGACGCCAACCTGCAAGCAGCCCATGCTGCCTTTCCCTGGATAGTCACTTGGGACGATCATGAAGTAGAAAATAACTACGCCAGCTTGATTCCAGAAGAAAATCAAAGTCAACAGGAGTTTGTCACACGTCGTGCTAACGCTTACCAAGCTTACTACGAACATATGCCCCTACGTCGATTATCCCTGCCTCATGGTCCCTATCTACAGCTCTATCGGCGTTTTACTTTCGGGGACATCGCTGAGTTTAACGTGCTAGATACCCGTCAGTACCGCAGCGATCAACCTTGCGATGACGGCTTAAAACCTCGTTGTTCTGAAGCTTTTGATCCAAATGCGACTATGACTGGCACAAAGCAAGAACAGTGGCTATTTCGAGGTTTGAGCAAATCACAAGCTCGCTGGAATGTTATTGCTCAGCAAACTATGATGGCACAATATAACTTTGATGCGCGTCCAGGGCAAGAAGTTTTCAATTTGGATCAGTGGGATGGTTATGTAGCTGCACGCGATCGCTTCCTGAAATTTCTACAACAACAGCAACCGAATAATCCAGTTGTCATTACTGGTGACATTCATTCGAGTTGGGTACACGACTTAAAAACGGACTTCAATAATCCAAACTCTCCCACTGTTGGCACTGAGTTCGTAGGTACCTCAATTTCTTCCGATTTCCCTGAAACTTTTATTCCCCCAACTGTAGCAGCTTTAAGCGCCAATCCTCATACGAAATTCTTCGACGGCAAAAACCGGGGCTATGTGCGTTGTCATCTGACACAAAATACTTGGCAAAGTGACTACCGGATTGTTTCCACGATTCGTGAACCGAATGCAAGTATCAGCACTCTAGCTTCGTTTGTCGTTCCAAACGGGCGATCTGGTGCTGAACAAGCGTAG